The Mycolicibacterium monacense genome contains the following window.
CGCACCGTGGTGCCGAACGTGATGTCGTCGCGCAGGTCGAAGCGGTCGGCGACATGGCCGATGTAGGACAGGATCTCGGGTTGCGCGGCGTACCGCTCGGTCCACCGCCACTCACGGGTCAGGGTCTCGTCGAAGGAGTACGCGTAGTCGATGCTCTCGATGTCGCAGCGTGCGCCGGGATAGCGGTTCCAGTACCAGGTGCCGCCCACGTCCTCACCCCGTTCGACGATCCGCGCGGTGAGCCCCAGCGCGCGGACGCGGTGCAGCATGTACAGGCCGGCGAAACCGGCACCGACGATCACGACGTCGAACCGGTCGGGCGAATCCTGCTGGGCGGACATGGTTTTCCTAACCTGCGGCCGTGACGAGGCCGCGGTCACGGGTGGCCAGCGCGCGGGCGAACGCCTGGTGCACCTCGGCGCGGTCCCACGGTTGCGGGGCCATCGTGATGAAGTAGTCCGACAGGGCCAGGTCGGTGAGGCGGTCCAGATGCTCGGCGCCGAGGCCGAGATCACTCAGCACCGGGAACTGCAGATCACTCAGGAGTCGGCGGACCGCACCGACCAGTCGGCTACCGTCCGCGGTCCCGTCGGCGGGCAGTCCCCACGCGTCGGCGATGCGCTCCATCCGGTCGGGCACGTGGTGGCGCTCCCGTTCCAGCGTCTCGGCCAACACCAGGCCGATGGTCAGGCCGTGCGGGGCGCCGGTGAGGCCGCCGATGGCCTGCCCCAGCGAGTGTTCGGCCGCGCAGTCGGAGATGTTCATCGCCAGCCCGGCCATCATGCTGCCGCAGGCCATATCGGCACGGGCGGCGGCATCGGCGCCGTCGCGGTAGGCGGCGGGCAGCGAATGGCCCATCAGGCGTACGGCTTCCAGGGCGATGGCATCCCCGACCGGGGTGCGCACCTTGGCGATGACCGCGGCCATCGCCTGTGCGAGCGCGTCGATACCGGTGTTGGCGGTCATCACCGGCGGCATGCTCCACGTCAGCACGGGATCGACCACGGCGTACTGGGCCCGCATGTTCGGGTGGGCGATGCCGGCCTTGCGCCCGGCCTGGGGATCGGACACCACCGCACCGCCGGACACCTCCGATCCGGTACCCGCCGTGGTCGGCACGGCGATCAGCGGGACCGCGGGAGCCGGATAGGTGCGCGCGGAGTCGAGGAACTCGCCGAAGGTCAGGCCCTGCTGGTGGCACAACCGGGCGGCCTTGGCGGTGTCGATCACCGAGCCGCCGCCGAGGGCGACGATCGCGTCGACCGATTCGGAGGTCATACTCGCGGTGGCGGCGTCGACCATCTCGATCGTGGGTTCACCGGGGGCCTTGTCCAGTCGGCTGACCGTCAGGCCCGAGGTGGACAGGGTCGTCAGGACAGCCGCGACCGCCGGGTTGTGGTGCTCGATGCCCTGATCGGTCAGCACCAGCACGCGCTGCGCACCCGCGTCGCGGAGCAGGTCGGGCAGGCGGTGAGCGCTGCCCTCGCCGAAGGTGATGCGCACCGGCAGGTGGTTGCCGAACGGCGCGATGGTCGAGATGTTGTCGATTGTCACTGCACTCCAACAAATGTGGTCGAGAGGGATGGTGTCTGGATCACGGTTGCACCGGCAGCGTCGAGGTGTTGAACAGCGGCGCCGTTGCGGCCGAGATCAACGCGCGGAACAGTTCGTGCATGAGCGGGTCCTCCGGATGCCAGTGCACGCCGAGGGCGAACGGATGGTCCGGCCACTCGACGGCTTCGATCGCGCCGTCGGGTACCGATGCGGCCGTCACCTTGCCGCCGTCGCCGACCGTCGCCAGTCCCTGGCGGTGGCGTGAGTTCACCTCGCGGACGCCGGCGTACCCGGCCTCGCCGAGCAGGCTGTCGACGGCCACGTCGACGGTGTGCGACGTCGTCTCGGCGGTGTGGTGGTGTCCGAACCGTCGGCGAACGGTGCCACCGGCCGCGACGTTGAGCGCCTGCAGTCCGCGGCAGACACCGAGCACCGGCACCGCTTCGGACAGGGCGGCGGCCGCGATGTCGAGTTCGAAATCGTCGCGCTGCGCCTCGATGTCGCCGTCGCCGGCGAGGACGATCGCGTCGACGGTGTGGAGCAGCAGGTCGGTGTCGGCGTGTGCGGACGGAGGCAGGATCAGCGGTTGGCCGCCCGCGCGGTGGATTGCCTCCAGGTAGGTCTGGGCGACGAGGACGGCCGGCTGGTCCCACAGACCCCAGCGCGCGGCGACGCTTAACCCGCAGACACCGATCAGTGGCGTTACTTCCGAATTCATGGTCTTAGTTTCATACCACCAGACTTCGGGACCGCGCCCGGTTACGCTGCAAAAGATGCCCGACGATTTCCTGCTGCGACCTCTCGACGCCCCACCGGCGTATGCCGCCGTCGTCGAGCGGGTCCGGCGCGCGGTCGCGCTCGGGGTGTTGCTGCCCGGCGACCGGTTGCCGTCCGAGCGGGCGCTGGCCGAAGGGCTCGGCGTCTCGAGGGTCACGGTGCGCGAGGCGCTGCGGGTCTTGCAGGGTGAACGGCTGCTGATCACCAAACGGGGCAACGGCGGCACGGTGGTGGCGCCCACGGTCGCCCGCCTCGGGGACGATCCGGACGGCGTGGACTACGGCCGCCGACTCGACGAGGTCTTCGAGTTGCGGCTGGCCGTCGAGTCGATGGCCGCCCGCCTCGCGGCCCGGCGGGGCCGGCCGGAGGGCCTGCGGTGGCTGGACTCCTGCCAGGAGGCGTTGCGGGCCAGCTCCGACGTGCACACCTTCCGGCGCGCCGACTCCGAGTTCCACCTGGCGGTCGCCCGGTTGAGCGGAAACAGCATGCTCAGCCAGGTGATCGAGGATGCCCGCGCCGCGGCCTTCTCCCGGCTGGACCGCCAGGACTTCGCCGTCATCTACGAATCCTCGATCCGCGGCCACGCCGCGGTGATCGAGGCCATCCGCAACGCGGACCCCGACGGCGCGGCGGCGGCGATGGCCGCCCATATCGAGGAGGCCCGCGACGAAGTGGCGGCGGTGCTGTCCACGCGTGAGTCGCCGGAGGTCCGCTCGGCCGGCTGAGCGCTGCCGGAGCGGCCGGTAACGTCGAATCGTGAGCATCCGCCCGCTGCGCCAGTCGGTGCGGCCGAGCCCCGTCTTCCTCGCCGTGGTGGCGATCACCGTCGCCGGCGGCGCCCTGGCATGGATGGCGGCGGACACCGTCGCGCCGCTGGCGTATGCCGGGGTGTTCGTCCTGGTGATCGCGGGCTGGCTGGTGTCGCTGTCGCTGCACGAGTTCGGGCATGCCTACACCGCGTTCCGGTTCGGCGACCGCGACGTCGAGATCCGCGGATACCTGACCCTGAATCCGTTGAAGTACTCCCACCCGATGCTCTCGCTCGGGCTGCCGGTGTTGTTCATCGCGCTCGGCGGGATCGGGCTGCCGGGCGGGGCGGTCTACCTGCGGACATCGTGGATGACCGCGCGCCAGAAGACGCTGGTGAGCCTCGCCGGCCCGAGTGCGAACCTCGTGCTGGCGGTCCTGTTGCTGGGGTCGACGCGGCTGCTGTACGACCCGGCGCACGGTGTGTTCTGGGCCGGGCTGGCATTCCTCGGGTTCCTGCAGGTCACGGCGTTCGTCCTGAACATGCTGCCGGTCCCGGGTCTGGACGGCTACGGCGCGTTGGAGCCGCACCTGAGCCCGGACACCCAGCGCGCCCTGGTGCCCGTCAAGCAGTGGGGTTTCTTCATCCTGCTGATCCTGCTGCTCGCCCCCGCGCTCAACCAGTGGTTCTTCGGCGCCGTGTACTGGCTCGCCGAACTGTCCGGGGTGCCGAGCGCGCTGATGTCGATCGGCGGTCAGCTGACCCGCTTCTGGTCTGCCTGGCTGTAGTGCGCGGGCGGCGGGGCCTCTTGCGATATATGCGACTTCACGCATAGATTGCTGGCATGGGCGCCGGTCACGATCATCAGCACGGGACCGACACCCGTGTCAGCAGGATGCTCATCGCCGCCGCCGTCCTCACCGCGTTCTTCGTCCTCGAACTGGTCACCGCGCTGTGGATCGACTCGATCGCCCTGCTCGCGGACGCCGGGCACATGCTCACCGACCTCGTCGCGATGTTCATGGGGCTGACCGCCGTCCTGCTCGCCCGGCGCGGCAGCGCCTCGCCCGCCCGCACCTACGGCTGGCACCGGGCCGAGGTGTTCACCGCGGTCGCCAACGCCGTCCTGCTGCTCGCGATGGCGGTGTTCATCCTCTACGAGGCGGTTGAACGACTCGGCGACGCGCCGGACGTTCCGGGTGTGCCGATGATCGTGGTCGCACTGGCCGGGCTGGCCGCCAACGCCGTGGTCGTCCTGCTGCTGCGGTCGCACTCCAAGGAGAGCCTCGCGGTCAAGGGCGCCTACATGGAGGTCGTCGCCGATACGGTCGGCAGCATCGGGGTGCTCATCGCGGGCATCGTGACGGTGACGACAAGCTGGCCGTACGCCGACGTCGTGGTGGCGGTGTTCGTCGCGCTGTGGGTGCTGCCGAGGGCGATCTCGCTGGCCCGGGCGGCCCTGCGGATCCTCTCGGAATCCTCGCCGGCCCACATCGACGTCGACGAGCTCAAGACGGCGCTGTGCGCGGTCGAGGGCGTGACCGAGGTGCACGATCTGCACGTGTGGACGCTGGTCCCGGGCAAGGACGTCGTGACCGCGCATCTGACGTCGGCCCGCGATTCGGCCCGCGTGCTCGACGACGCCCGCGCGGTGCTGGCCGCCCGCGGGCTGGACCATGCGACGGTGCAGGTCGAGCCGCCCGGTGAAACCGACTGCAACTGCGAGAGCAACGACTGGTAGCGGCGCTCCCCCGACCGCGACGGCCTCAGCTGAGCCCGAACTCCGCCCGCGCCGAGGGATCGCAGTCGTCGAGCAGGTCGAGGCAGCGCTGGTACTCGTCGGTCTCGCCGATCGTGTCCGCCGCGCGGGCCAACGCGGCCACACAGCGCAGGAAGCCGCGGTTGGGCTCGTGCCGGTAGGGCACCGGGCCGAATCCCTTCCACCCGTTGCGGCGCAGCTGGTCCAGGCCCCGGTGGTAGCCGGTGCGGGCGTAGGCGTACGCGGTGACGGCCTTGTCGTCGGCGAGCGCCTCTTCGGCGAGCGCGGCCCACGCGACCGACGCCGACGGATGGGCCGCCGCCACGATCGCCGGGTTCTCACTCGCCTCGAGTTCCGCTTCCGCTTCGGGGTCACCCGGCAGCAGCACCGGGTCCGGTCCGAGAAGGTCACCCATCCGCGTCATGGACAACATTGTGCCGTGCCGGTCGCGGCGCGCGGTCATCGGTCCGAATCGGCCGATAAGCTCCATCGGTAGCGTCGTTGGAGGAGGAACGCAACGGGATGTCGAACCCACGAGGGCCCGGACAGGGTGACGAGCCGACCGACCCGTCGGCAGCGGGTGGCCCCGGCGACCAGACCGGCCCCGACGACACCACCAGGCCGTCTCCGACGGCCGATCACGAACCCGCCACCGAGGTGATCGCGTCCTCGTCACCGGGGGCGGACCAGTTCGAGCCGTCGGAGGGCGAACGCCGCTTCACCGCCCCGTCGGGCTTCGACGCCGGGTCCACCCAGAAGATCGACCCACCACCGGACCCGGCCACCGAGGTGTTCCCCCGCTCCGAGGGCGGCCTCCCCGGTTCGGGCACCGACCCGTTCGCCGCGCAGAAGGCCGCGGGCCCGCAGGTCATCCCCCCGCGCGGCGATGCGCCGCGACCGCCGCAGCAGGGCCGTCGCAGCTGGGGCTGGGTGGTGGCCGTCGTGTTGGTGATCGCGGCGCTGGTGGCGATCGCGATCCTGGGCACGATCCTGTTGACCCGCGGATCCGGGTCGACCGCATCGCAGGAGGATCAGGTCCGCGCGACAATCGAGCAGTTCGACGTCGCCATCCAGAACGGCGATCTGGCGACGTTGCGGGGCATCACGTGCGGCGCCAAGCGCGACAGTTACGTCAACTACGACGACAAGGCCTGGGCGGAGACCCACAAGCGGGTCGCCGCGGCCAAGCAGTACCCGGTGGTCGCCAGCATCGACCAGATCGTCGTCAACGGCGACCACGCGGAGGCCAACGTCACCGCCTTCATGGCCTATGCGCCGCAGACCCGCTCGACCCGCAGCTTCGACCTGGAGTTCCGCGACGACCAGTGGAAGATCTGCCAGGCGCCGTCGCCCTAATCGGCGGTGACCGAGCGGCCCTCGCTGTGTAGA
Protein-coding sequences here:
- a CDS encoding gamma-glutamyl-gamma-aminobutyrate hydrolase family protein translates to MNSEVTPLIGVCGLSVAARWGLWDQPAVLVAQTYLEAIHRAGGQPLILPPSAHADTDLLLHTVDAIVLAGDGDIEAQRDDFELDIAAAALSEAVPVLGVCRGLQALNVAAGGTVRRRFGHHHTAETTSHTVDVAVDSLLGEAGYAGVREVNSRHRQGLATVGDGGKVTAASVPDGAIEAVEWPDHPFALGVHWHPEDPLMHELFRALISAATAPLFNTSTLPVQP
- a CDS encoding FadR/GntR family transcriptional regulator, encoding MPDDFLLRPLDAPPAYAAVVERVRRAVALGVLLPGDRLPSERALAEGLGVSRVTVREALRVLQGERLLITKRGNGGTVVAPTVARLGDDPDGVDYGRRLDEVFELRLAVESMAARLAARRGRPEGLRWLDSCQEALRASSDVHTFRRADSEFHLAVARLSGNSMLSQVIEDARAAAFSRLDRQDFAVIYESSIRGHAAVIEAIRNADPDGAAAAMAAHIEEARDEVAAVLSTRESPEVRSAG
- a CDS encoding site-2 protease family protein, giving the protein MSIRPLRQSVRPSPVFLAVVAITVAGGALAWMAADTVAPLAYAGVFVLVIAGWLVSLSLHEFGHAYTAFRFGDRDVEIRGYLTLNPLKYSHPMLSLGLPVLFIALGGIGLPGGAVYLRTSWMTARQKTLVSLAGPSANLVLAVLLLGSTRLLYDPAHGVFWAGLAFLGFLQVTAFVLNMLPVPGLDGYGALEPHLSPDTQRALVPVKQWGFFILLILLLAPALNQWFFGAVYWLAELSGVPSALMSIGGQLTRFWSAWL
- a CDS encoding cation diffusion facilitator family transporter gives rise to the protein MGAGHDHQHGTDTRVSRMLIAAAVLTAFFVLELVTALWIDSIALLADAGHMLTDLVAMFMGLTAVLLARRGSASPARTYGWHRAEVFTAVANAVLLLAMAVFILYEAVERLGDAPDVPGVPMIVVALAGLAANAVVVLLLRSHSKESLAVKGAYMEVVADTVGSIGVLIAGIVTVTTSWPYADVVVAVFVALWVLPRAISLARAALRILSESSPAHIDVDELKTALCAVEGVTEVHDLHVWTLVPGKDVVTAHLTSARDSARVLDDARAVLAARGLDHATVQVEPPGETDCNCESNDW
- a CDS encoding DUF3151 domain-containing protein — its product is MTRMGDLLGPDPVLLPGDPEAEAELEASENPAIVAAAHPSASVAWAALAEEALADDKAVTAYAYARTGYHRGLDQLRRNGWKGFGPVPYRHEPNRGFLRCVAALARAADTIGETDEYQRCLDLLDDCDPSARAEFGLS
- a CDS encoding Rv0361 family membrane protein — translated: MSNPRGPGQGDEPTDPSAAGGPGDQTGPDDTTRPSPTADHEPATEVIASSSPGADQFEPSEGERRFTAPSGFDAGSTQKIDPPPDPATEVFPRSEGGLPGSGTDPFAAQKAAGPQVIPPRGDAPRPPQQGRRSWGWVVAVVLVIAALVAIAILGTILLTRGSGSTASQEDQVRATIEQFDVAIQNGDLATLRGITCGAKRDSYVNYDDKAWAETHKRVAAAKQYPVVASIDQIVVNGDHAEANVTAFMAYAPQTRSTRSFDLEFRDDQWKICQAPSP
- a CDS encoding iron-containing alcohol dehydrogenase; the protein is MTIDNISTIAPFGNHLPVRITFGEGSAHRLPDLLRDAGAQRVLVLTDQGIEHHNPAVAAVLTTLSTSGLTVSRLDKAPGEPTIEMVDAATASMTSESVDAIVALGGGSVIDTAKAARLCHQQGLTFGEFLDSARTYPAPAVPLIAVPTTAGTGSEVSGGAVVSDPQAGRKAGIAHPNMRAQYAVVDPVLTWSMPPVMTANTGIDALAQAMAAVIAKVRTPVGDAIALEAVRLMGHSLPAAYRDGADAAARADMACGSMMAGLAMNISDCAAEHSLGQAIGGLTGAPHGLTIGLVLAETLERERHHVPDRMERIADAWGLPADGTADGSRLVGAVRRLLSDLQFPVLSDLGLGAEHLDRLTDLALSDYFITMAPQPWDRAEVHQAFARALATRDRGLVTAAG